One stretch of Cellulomonas wangsupingiae DNA includes these proteins:
- a CDS encoding ABC transporter permease produces MSAAHATGDVLGTSVQASSGGRVPSSVDGEDPGSKERPRARKIGWRHTLRRDWVLYAMALVPVLFLLVFRYVPMFGNIIAFRRFRAGGSIFGDEWVGMRYVELFLNDPNFWNVFGNTVILGGLTLIFCFPLPIVLALLLNEVRKTAFKRVIQSISYLPHFLSVVIVVGMLMQLLSLQGTVNQIIEAMGGEAIPFLQRAEWFRTVYVGSEVWQTVGWGTILYLAALTTVDASLYEAARIDGANRWRQTWHITLPGIRPTMITLLILNIGLFLNVGFEKVLLLYNPLTYATGDVVSTYLYRVGLVANNFSYATAIGLFQAIIGLVMILTANFVSRRVVGASLW; encoded by the coding sequence ATGAGCGCGGCACACGCGACGGGTGACGTCCTCGGGACCTCGGTCCAGGCGTCATCCGGAGGGAGGGTTCCGTCGTCGGTCGACGGCGAGGACCCGGGTAGTAAGGAACGACCTCGAGCACGGAAGATCGGTTGGCGGCACACGCTGCGCCGCGACTGGGTGCTCTACGCGATGGCGCTGGTACCGGTGCTGTTCCTGCTGGTGTTCCGGTACGTGCCGATGTTCGGCAACATCATTGCGTTCCGGCGGTTCCGGGCGGGCGGCAGCATCTTCGGCGACGAATGGGTCGGGATGCGCTATGTCGAGCTGTTCCTCAACGACCCCAACTTCTGGAACGTCTTCGGCAACACGGTGATCCTCGGTGGGCTCACCCTGATCTTCTGCTTCCCCCTGCCGATCGTCCTCGCGCTCCTGCTCAACGAGGTGCGCAAGACGGCGTTCAAGCGAGTCATCCAGTCGATCTCCTACCTGCCGCACTTCCTCTCGGTCGTCATCGTGGTCGGCATGCTCATGCAGCTGCTGTCGCTGCAGGGCACGGTCAACCAGATCATCGAGGCGATGGGCGGGGAGGCGATCCCGTTCCTGCAGCGTGCCGAGTGGTTCCGCACGGTGTACGTCGGCTCCGAGGTCTGGCAGACCGTCGGCTGGGGCACGATCCTCTACCTCGCGGCCCTCACCACGGTCGACGCCTCGCTCTACGAGGCGGCCCGGATCGACGGCGCCAACCGGTGGCGCCAGACCTGGCACATCACGCTGCCGGGCATCCGCCCGACGATGATCACGCTGCTCATCCTCAACATCGGGCTGTTCCTCAACGTCGGGTTCGAGAAGGTCCTGCTCCTGTACAACCCGCTGACCTACGCCACGGGTGACGTCGTCTCGACGTACCTCTACCGCGTGGGTCTGGTTGCCAACAACTTCAGCTATGCGACGGCCATCGGACTGTTCCAGGCGATCATCGGCCTCGTGATGATCCTCACCGCGAACTTCGTGTCGCGCCGAGTGGTAGGAGCAAGCCTGTGGTGA
- a CDS encoding carbohydrate ABC transporter permease, with amino-acid sequence MTQSALTSTPSVGGGVSVGPRDSKSYRAFTWFNGTFLVLLCGFMLYPFVTVLAQSFSSAGAVKAGMVNVWPVGFNLTTYKVVIENDLFWSSYKNTVVYTLVGTTIAMVLTTLLAYVLARRALRGRNVLIGLAVFTMFFNGGLIPNYVLIQTLGLKNTMWAVVLPGAISVFNLLVMKSFFENMPTELEEAAQIDGLGWWGIFRRIVLPLSKAVIATMILFYSVAIWNDWFAAFLYLDKQELFPVTLYLRNMIAGASSTASQGAAASGSSTSEIAANIQAVTMILTIIPVLCIYPFVQRYFVSGIMLGSVKG; translated from the coding sequence GTGACTCAGAGCGCACTCACGTCGACGCCGTCGGTCGGCGGCGGTGTGTCCGTCGGACCGCGCGACTCGAAGAGCTACAGAGCGTTCACGTGGTTCAACGGCACGTTCCTCGTGCTGCTGTGCGGCTTCATGCTCTACCCGTTCGTCACGGTGCTGGCGCAGTCGTTCAGCAGCGCCGGCGCGGTCAAGGCCGGCATGGTCAACGTCTGGCCCGTCGGCTTCAACCTGACCACCTACAAGGTGGTCATCGAGAACGACCTCTTCTGGTCGTCGTACAAGAACACCGTCGTCTACACGCTCGTCGGCACGACGATCGCCATGGTGCTGACGACGCTGCTCGCCTACGTGCTCGCGAGGCGCGCACTGCGCGGGCGGAACGTCCTCATCGGCCTCGCCGTGTTCACGATGTTCTTCAACGGCGGCCTCATCCCGAACTACGTGCTCATCCAGACCCTCGGGCTGAAGAACACGATGTGGGCGGTGGTGCTCCCGGGAGCGATCTCGGTGTTCAACCTCCTCGTCATGAAGTCGTTCTTCGAGAACATGCCCACGGAGCTCGAGGAGGCCGCGCAGATCGACGGGCTCGGCTGGTGGGGGATCTTCCGGCGGATCGTTCTGCCGCTGTCGAAGGCGGTCATCGCGACGATGATCCTCTTCTACTCCGTGGCGATCTGGAACGACTGGTTCGCGGCGTTCCTGTACCTCGACAAGCAGGAGCTCTTCCCGGTGACGCTGTACCTGCGCAACATGATCGCAGGCGCCTCGTCGACGGCCTCCCAGGGTGCGGCGGCCTCCGGGTCCAGCACGTCGGAGATCGCCGCGAACATCCAGGCGGTCACGATGATCCTCACGATCATCCCCGTCCTGTGCATCTACCCGTTCGTGCAGCGGTACTTCGTGTCCGGCATCATGCTCGGCTCCGTCAAGGGCTGA
- a CDS encoding extracellular solute-binding protein yields MARAGNLAGRRTRKARAAGALTLVGALALAACGGGGGEDTAAGDGEGAELECSAESVADEQWKAAEPREFSLLWTDWADFPIKDSWEFFDEIEERTNVKLNLTNIPFSDATEKRSLLISAGDAPQIIPLVYTGEERQFAASGAVVPLSDYADYMPNFQKYVDEWDLRDMVDDLRQEDGKYYMTPGLQEVSVPTFTLIIRKDVFDEVGAPAPETWEDLQEGMELIKAKYPESTPLADGFEGQSMINYAAHAFGTVGGWGFGDGAWWDKDANEFVYAATTDGYKDMVTYFAGLNEAGLLDSESFTAADDGGGTVTEKFAEEKVFAASGGSWTVQEFATALDAAGVTDYELVQIAPPAGPAGDFVEPRNFWNGFMLTKDAVNDPNFCDLLHFTDWLYYNPEARELIQWGVEGEHYTKDAEGKYTLEPDFTLANLNLNPSGTIDLKKDLGYANDVFAGSTESRALKESYNVPAFVEYIDSVQSTRTPRDPFPPHPLDETELEQASLLSTPLKDTVDTATLGFVLGQKDLSEWDAYVSGLEGQGLSSYMDLINGAAERAAGNDG; encoded by the coding sequence ATGGCACGTGCGGGAAATCTGGCAGGACGGCGGACGCGCAAGGCGCGCGCCGCGGGGGCGCTGACGTTGGTGGGCGCGCTCGCGCTCGCCGCGTGCGGCGGGGGCGGCGGCGAGGACACGGCCGCAGGCGACGGTGAGGGCGCCGAGCTGGAGTGCTCCGCCGAGAGCGTGGCGGACGAGCAGTGGAAGGCAGCCGAGCCGCGCGAGTTCTCGCTGCTGTGGACGGACTGGGCCGACTTCCCGATCAAGGACTCGTGGGAGTTCTTCGACGAGATCGAGGAGCGCACCAACGTCAAGCTCAACCTGACGAACATCCCGTTCAGCGACGCGACCGAGAAGCGCAGCCTGCTCATCAGCGCCGGTGACGCGCCGCAGATCATCCCGCTCGTGTACACGGGTGAGGAGCGCCAGTTCGCGGCCTCCGGCGCCGTGGTGCCGCTGAGCGACTACGCCGACTACATGCCCAACTTCCAGAAGTACGTGGACGAGTGGGACCTGCGCGACATGGTCGACGACCTCCGGCAGGAGGACGGCAAGTACTACATGACGCCGGGTCTCCAGGAGGTCTCCGTCCCGACCTTCACGCTGATCATCCGCAAGGACGTCTTCGACGAGGTCGGCGCCCCGGCGCCCGAGACCTGGGAGGACCTCCAGGAGGGCATGGAGCTCATCAAGGCCAAGTACCCGGAGAGCACGCCGCTGGCCGACGGCTTCGAGGGCCAGTCGATGATCAACTACGCGGCCCACGCCTTCGGCACGGTCGGTGGCTGGGGCTTCGGCGACGGCGCCTGGTGGGACAAGGACGCGAACGAGTTCGTCTACGCCGCGACCACCGACGGCTACAAGGACATGGTCACGTACTTCGCCGGGCTCAATGAGGCCGGGCTGCTCGACAGCGAGTCCTTCACGGCTGCCGACGACGGCGGCGGCACGGTGACCGAGAAGTTCGCGGAGGAGAAGGTCTTCGCGGCTTCGGGTGGCTCGTGGACCGTCCAGGAGTTCGCGACGGCGCTCGACGCCGCAGGTGTCACGGACTACGAGCTCGTCCAGATCGCGCCCCCGGCCGGTCCGGCCGGCGACTTCGTCGAGCCGCGCAACTTCTGGAACGGGTTCATGCTCACCAAGGACGCGGTGAACGACCCGAACTTCTGCGACCTGCTCCACTTCACGGACTGGCTGTACTACAACCCCGAGGCGCGCGAGCTCATCCAGTGGGGTGTCGAGGGTGAGCACTACACCAAGGACGCCGAGGGCAAGTACACCCTCGAGCCCGACTTCACGCTCGCGAACCTCAACCTGAACCCGTCCGGCACGATCGACCTCAAGAAGGACCTCGGTTACGCCAACGACGTCTTCGCCGGGTCGACCGAGTCGCGCGCGCTCAAGGAGTCCTACAACGTCCCGGCGTTCGTCGAGTACATCGACTCGGTGCAGTCGACGCGCACGCCGCGGGACCCGTTCCCGCCGCACCCGCTCGACGAGACCGAGCTCGAGCAGGCCTCGCTGCTGAGCACCCCGCTCAAGGACACGGTGGACACGGCGACCCTCGGGTTCGTCCTCGGGCAGAAGGACCTCTCGGAGTGGGACGCCTACGTGTCCGGGCTTGAGGGCCAGGGCCTGTCGAGCTACATGGATCTCATCAACGGCGCAGCAGAGCGCGCCGCAGGGAACGACGGCTGA
- a CDS encoding formate/nitrite transporter family protein, with translation MLTIPEAVAAQADSAVHKVALTRTPGLFLVRTMLAGAYIGIGVLIMVTAGGPLVAAGSPWAPLVNGAVFGIALTIVLVAGAELATSAMMILTQGAMLGRITWGRAAVTLLACLAGNLLGAMAFAGLLHVSGLLVPGTAGGDAIARMVAHKAEATTLQLVVRGILCNLLVCLAVWCWGRLTSETARIVAVFACVLVFITSGFEHVVANMTTFSLGLYAGLPEATVAEFARNVAAVGLGNTIGGALLVGAAYAYGSRPAPGADEHRPGAGSAVASVAGDDVATGAATAGAATATSPGPSTGPLLPAQPQAAPVPR, from the coding sequence GTGCTCACCATCCCCGAAGCCGTCGCCGCACAGGCCGACAGCGCCGTGCACAAGGTCGCCCTGACCCGCACGCCCGGCCTGTTCCTCGTCCGCACGATGCTCGCGGGCGCCTACATCGGCATCGGTGTGCTCATCATGGTGACCGCGGGCGGGCCGCTCGTCGCCGCCGGGTCGCCGTGGGCGCCGCTCGTCAACGGGGCCGTCTTCGGCATCGCCCTGACGATCGTCCTCGTCGCGGGGGCGGAGCTGGCCACGAGCGCCATGATGATCCTCACCCAGGGCGCCATGCTCGGCCGGATCACCTGGGGCCGCGCCGCCGTCACGCTGCTCGCGTGCCTCGCGGGCAACCTGCTCGGGGCCATGGCCTTCGCCGGCCTGCTGCACGTCTCCGGCCTGCTGGTCCCTGGCACCGCGGGCGGCGACGCGATCGCGCGCATGGTCGCGCACAAGGCCGAGGCGACGACGCTGCAGCTGGTCGTCCGCGGCATCCTGTGCAACCTGCTCGTGTGCCTCGCCGTGTGGTGCTGGGGGCGGCTCACCAGCGAGACCGCCCGCATCGTCGCCGTCTTCGCGTGCGTGCTGGTCTTCATCACCTCCGGCTTCGAGCACGTCGTCGCCAACATGACGACGTTCTCCCTCGGCCTGTACGCCGGGCTGCCCGAGGCGACCGTCGCGGAGTTCGCCCGGAACGTGGCCGCGGTCGGCCTCGGCAACACGATCGGCGGCGCGCTGCTGGTCGGGGCGGCCTACGCCTACGGGTCCCGGCCCGCGCCGGGCGCCGACGAGCACCGCCCGGGCGCCGGCTCCGCCGTCGCCTCGGTCGCGGGCGACGACGTCGCCACGGGTGCCGCCACCGCGGGTGCCGCCACCGCGACGAGCCCGGGGCCGTCCACCGGGCCCCTGCTCCCCGCGCAGCCGCAGGCCGCTCCCGTACCGCGCTGA
- the acs gene encoding acetate--CoA ligase — protein sequence MTDSSAAPTSTEAAPGSQGLENLLSEERRFPPSPEFAVQANATADLYAWANADRPGFWADQARDLISWSTPFTQTLDWSDAPFARWFADGRLNAAYNAVDRHVEQGRGDRVALHFEGEGGDTRSLTYADLQREVSKAANAITALGVGTGDRVAIYMPLIPEAVVTMLACARIGAPHSVVFGGFSAEALSSRILDAEAKLVVTADGGFRRGKPSALKPAVDEALAKGAPSVAHVLVVRRTGQPVEWTAGRDVWWHEAVDVASSEHTPVDVEAEHPLFILYTSGTTGKPKGIFHTTGGYLTQAAYTHLNVFDLKPETDVYWCTADIGWVTGHTYVVYGPLINGATQVIYEGTPDTPHRGRWWEIVQKYGVTILYTAPTAIRTCMKWGEEIPGQFDLSSLRVLGSVGEPINPEAWMWYRRVIGGDRTPIVDTWWQTETGAIMISPLPGVTVSKPGSAQVPLPGVAADVVDDDAKPVPNGGGGYLVLTEPWPAMLRGIWGDPERYKDTYWSRFKDIYFAGDGAKKDDDGDIWLLGRVDDVMNVSGHRLSTTEIESALVSHPWVAEAAVVGATDETTGQAVVAFVILRGDATQAADADAATVQDTLRAHVAKEIGPIARPRQILVVAELPKTRSGKIMRRLLRDVAEHRKVGDATTLADSSVMDLIAEGLAKPAAVSAD from the coding sequence GTGACCGATTCGTCTGCCGCCCCCACGTCGACCGAGGCAGCCCCGGGCTCCCAAGGGCTGGAGAACCTGCTGTCGGAGGAGCGCCGCTTCCCGCCGTCGCCGGAGTTCGCCGTCCAGGCCAACGCGACCGCCGACCTGTACGCGTGGGCCAACGCCGACCGTCCGGGGTTCTGGGCGGACCAGGCGCGCGACCTCATCAGCTGGTCGACCCCGTTCACGCAGACCCTCGACTGGTCGGACGCGCCCTTCGCGCGCTGGTTCGCCGACGGACGCCTCAACGCCGCGTACAACGCGGTCGACCGGCACGTCGAGCAGGGCCGCGGCGACCGGGTCGCGCTGCACTTCGAGGGCGAGGGCGGCGACACGCGCTCGCTGACGTACGCCGACCTGCAGCGTGAGGTCTCCAAGGCCGCGAACGCGATCACGGCCCTCGGTGTCGGGACGGGCGACCGCGTCGCGATCTACATGCCGCTGATCCCCGAGGCCGTCGTCACGATGCTCGCGTGCGCGCGGATCGGCGCCCCGCACTCGGTCGTGTTCGGCGGGTTCTCCGCCGAGGCGCTCAGCTCACGCATCCTCGACGCCGAGGCCAAGCTCGTCGTCACGGCCGACGGCGGGTTCCGCCGCGGCAAGCCGTCGGCGCTCAAGCCCGCGGTGGACGAGGCGCTCGCGAAGGGGGCGCCCAGCGTCGCGCACGTGCTCGTCGTGCGGCGCACCGGGCAGCCCGTCGAGTGGACCGCCGGCCGCGACGTCTGGTGGCACGAGGCCGTCGACGTCGCGTCGTCCGAGCACACGCCCGTCGACGTCGAGGCCGAGCACCCGCTGTTCATCCTGTACACGTCCGGCACGACGGGGAAGCCCAAGGGCATCTTCCACACCACGGGCGGGTACCTGACGCAGGCCGCGTACACGCACCTGAACGTCTTCGACCTCAAGCCCGAGACGGACGTCTACTGGTGCACGGCCGACATCGGCTGGGTCACCGGACACACGTACGTCGTGTACGGGCCGCTCATCAACGGCGCCACGCAGGTCATCTACGAGGGCACGCCCGACACGCCGCACCGGGGACGGTGGTGGGAGATCGTGCAGAAGTACGGGGTCACGATCCTGTACACCGCCCCGACCGCTATCCGTACGTGCATGAAGTGGGGCGAGGAGATCCCGGGGCAGTTCGACCTGTCCTCGCTGCGCGTCCTGGGGTCGGTGGGCGAGCCCATCAACCCCGAGGCGTGGATGTGGTACCGCCGTGTCATCGGCGGCGACCGCACGCCGATCGTCGACACGTGGTGGCAGACCGAGACCGGGGCCATCATGATCAGCCCGCTGCCGGGCGTCACCGTGTCCAAGCCCGGGTCGGCGCAGGTGCCGCTGCCGGGCGTCGCGGCCGACGTCGTCGACGACGACGCCAAGCCGGTCCCGAACGGCGGCGGCGGCTACCTGGTGCTGACCGAGCCGTGGCCGGCGATGCTGCGCGGCATCTGGGGCGACCCCGAGCGGTACAAGGACACGTACTGGTCCCGGTTCAAGGACATCTACTTCGCCGGTGACGGTGCCAAGAAGGACGACGACGGCGACATCTGGCTGCTGGGCCGCGTCGACGACGTCATGAACGTGTCGGGCCACCGGCTGTCCACCACCGAGATCGAGTCGGCGCTCGTCTCGCACCCGTGGGTCGCCGAGGCGGCGGTCGTCGGTGCCACGGACGAGACCACCGGCCAGGCCGTCGTCGCGTTCGTCATCCTGCGCGGTGACGCGACGCAGGCCGCCGACGCGGACGCGGCGACCGTGCAGGACACGCTGCGCGCCCACGTCGCCAAGGAGATCGGGCCCATCGCACGGCCCCGGCAGATCCTGGTCGTCGCCGAGCTGCCCAAGACGCGCTCCGGCAAGATCATGCGCCGGTTGCTGCGCGACGTGGCCGAGCACCGGAAGGTCGGGGACGCGACGACGCTCGCGGACTCCTCCGTCATGGACCTGATCGCCGAGGGCCTGGCGAAGCCGGCCGCGGTGTCCGCGGACTGA
- a CDS encoding cell filamentation protein Fic: MSRAPADALAGLAELPGVGAAVDAARGACEELRWHEAFRRRWREVRAEAGLRAAAASAALDGAPVGVEVLRAWATGGGAPGGGVDAVAAGALRAQAVVEAQLPDLGARGGGVTTPLPQVLARVHAAAAAGLLPDTEVGRPRTGAPGDLRGLGPAPAPDVAAGRVAGVLRDAAGTRAPALVTVAVVHAELLTARPFAAANGVAARATARLLAARTGLDPTGTVLPEPVWQETPQAYQAAAARYATGEADAVAGWVVGYADAVVRGAARARAVADEVLAGRRAEGAG, encoded by the coding sequence GTGAGCCGGGCACCGGCGGACGCCCTCGCGGGTCTGGCGGAGCTGCCGGGGGTCGGTGCGGCGGTGGACGCCGCGCGGGGGGCCTGCGAGGAGCTGCGCTGGCACGAGGCGTTCCGGCGCCGCTGGCGCGAGGTCCGTGCCGAGGCCGGGCTGCGCGCGGCCGCCGCGTCGGCCGCCCTCGACGGCGCGCCCGTGGGCGTCGAGGTGCTGCGCGCCTGGGCGACGGGGGGCGGCGCGCCCGGCGGGGGTGTCGACGCGGTGGCGGCGGGCGCCCTGCGCGCGCAGGCGGTCGTCGAGGCGCAGCTGCCGGACCTCGGCGCCCGGGGCGGGGGCGTGACCACACCGCTGCCCCAGGTGCTCGCGCGCGTGCACGCGGCGGCCGCAGCGGGGCTGCTGCCGGACACGGAGGTCGGCCGCCCGCGGACCGGTGCCCCGGGTGACCTGCGGGGCCTCGGGCCGGCGCCCGCGCCGGACGTGGCCGCCGGACGTGTGGCCGGTGTCCTGCGGGACGCCGCCGGCACGAGGGCGCCGGCGCTCGTCACCGTCGCCGTCGTGCACGCGGAGCTGCTGACCGCGCGGCCGTTCGCCGCTGCCAACGGCGTGGCCGCGCGCGCGACGGCCCGTCTGCTGGCCGCGCGCACGGGCCTGGACCCGACGGGCACGGTGCTGCCGGAGCCTGTGTGGCAGGAGACGCCGCAGGCGTACCAGGCCGCCGCGGCGCGGTACGCCACCGGGGAGGCCGACGCGGTGGCGGGCTGGGTCGTCGGCTACGCGGACGCCGTCGTGCGCGGGGCGGCCCGGGCACGGGCCGTCGCCGACGAGGTGCTGGCGGGCCGGCGCGCGGAGGGCGCGGGCTGA
- a CDS encoding HAD family hydrolase → MADQQPAAPSLAAHARGRRAAAFFDLDKTIIATSSATAFSRSFLAEGLLTRRSVVATAYAQLAYLLGGADEVATERLRAQLSRTVVGWDVETVSGVVRATLHKSIDPMVYAEAVELIAAHRAAGRDVVVVSASGAEVVEPIAEMLGADGVIATRMAVADGRYTGAIDFYAYGENKAVAIRELAARQGYDLDESFAYSDSVTDAPMLSAVGRAHVVNPDRALRRLADERGWEVLAFRRPVPLRRLHTQVRVTTGAVVAVLALTGAALWWWRRRRPA, encoded by the coding sequence ATGGCCGACCAGCAGCCCGCCGCACCGTCACTCGCCGCGCACGCGCGCGGCCGGCGTGCGGCCGCGTTCTTCGACCTCGACAAGACGATCATCGCGACGTCCTCGGCCACGGCCTTCTCCCGCAGCTTCCTGGCCGAGGGCCTGCTGACCCGCCGCTCGGTGGTCGCGACCGCCTACGCCCAGCTGGCGTACCTCCTGGGCGGCGCCGACGAGGTCGCGACCGAGCGGCTGCGCGCGCAGCTGTCCCGCACGGTCGTCGGCTGGGACGTCGAGACCGTGTCGGGCGTGGTCCGCGCGACCCTGCACAAGTCCATCGACCCGATGGTCTACGCCGAGGCGGTCGAGCTGATCGCCGCCCACCGGGCAGCCGGGCGGGACGTGGTCGTGGTGTCCGCGTCCGGGGCGGAGGTCGTCGAGCCCATCGCCGAGATGCTCGGCGCCGACGGGGTCATCGCCACGCGGATGGCCGTGGCCGACGGCCGGTACACCGGAGCCATCGACTTCTACGCCTACGGCGAGAACAAGGCCGTCGCGATCCGCGAGCTCGCCGCGCGCCAGGGGTACGACCTGGACGAGAGCTTCGCGTACTCGGACTCCGTGACCGACGCCCCCATGCTCTCCGCGGTCGGGCGCGCGCACGTCGTCAACCCGGACCGTGCGCTGCGCCGTCTGGCCGACGAGCGCGGCTGGGAGGTCCTGGCGTTCCGCCGACCGGTCCCGCTGCGTCGGCTCCACACGCAGGTGCGGGTGACGACGGGCGCCGTCGTCGCGGTGCTCGCCCTCACGGGCGCGGCCCTGTGGTGGTGGCGCCGCCGCCGTCCCGCCTGA
- a CDS encoding NUDIX hydrolase, translated as MSIPPFVLALRERVGHDMLWLPGATAVVLRDDGPRPRVLLVRRADTGEWTPVTGIVDPGEDPAVAAVREVREEADVVAVAERLAQVSVIGPVVYDNGDRSQYLDLTFRCRWVSGDPFPADGENTDARWWDLDDLPAMSPSMTSRLQAALPARGEAEFVA; from the coding sequence GTGTCGATCCCCCCTTTCGTCCTGGCCCTGCGTGAACGCGTCGGGCACGACATGCTCTGGCTGCCCGGGGCCACCGCGGTCGTCCTGCGCGACGACGGCCCGCGTCCGCGCGTGCTGCTGGTGCGCCGGGCCGACACGGGGGAGTGGACCCCGGTCACGGGGATCGTCGACCCCGGGGAGGACCCGGCGGTCGCCGCGGTGCGGGAGGTGCGCGAGGAGGCCGACGTCGTCGCCGTCGCGGAGCGGCTCGCGCAGGTCAGCGTCATCGGCCCCGTCGTCTACGACAACGGCGACCGGTCGCAGTACCTCGACCTGACCTTCCGGTGCCGGTGGGTGTCGGGGGACCCGTTCCCCGCGGACGGCGAGAACACCGACGCGCGGTGGTGGGACCTGGACGACCTGCCCGCGATGTCGCCGTCGATGACGTCGCGTCTGCAGGCGGCGCTGCCGGCGCGCGGTGAGGCCGAGTTCGTCGCGTGA
- a CDS encoding NAD-dependent malic enzyme, whose translation MVSAPSVSSSITARLEVRARPTAVSDLTTAIERAGGIVTALDVTASFHETMTVDVTCATRDTDHAADVVRALEGLEGVVVQRVSDRTFLMHLGGKLSIESKVPLRNRDDLSMAYTPGVARVCQAIADHPEDARRLTIKRNTIAVVTDGTAVLGMGDIGPLAALPVMEGKAVLFKRFADIDAFPICLDTTDVDLIVETVVAIAPAFAGINLEDISAPRCFEIERRLRERLDIPVFHDDQHGTAIVVVAALRNALQVVGKHIGDVRVVMSGAGAAGTAVLKLLLAAGVRDVVVADVEGVVHRDRPGLSPSLRWTAEATNHRGVTGTLRDAVVGADVFIGLSAPDVITGDDVARMAPDSVVFALANPRPEVDPDDAAQHAAVVGTGRSDFANQINNVLAFPGVFRGLIDARSRTVTESMLLAAAHALASVVHPDELNPTYIVPSVFNAEATTAVAAAVRAAAEAEAGHATAHPETGEIAALRRRTP comes from the coding sequence ATGGTCTCTGCGCCGTCCGTCTCGTCGTCCATCACCGCCCGGCTGGAGGTGCGAGCGCGGCCGACCGCCGTCTCGGACCTCACGACCGCCATCGAGCGCGCGGGCGGCATCGTCACCGCGCTCGACGTCACGGCCTCGTTCCACGAGACGATGACCGTCGACGTCACGTGCGCCACGCGCGACACCGATCACGCGGCCGACGTCGTGCGCGCGCTCGAGGGCCTCGAGGGCGTGGTGGTCCAGCGCGTCTCCGACCGCACGTTCCTCATGCACCTGGGCGGCAAGCTCTCGATCGAGTCGAAGGTGCCGCTGCGCAACCGCGACGACCTGTCGATGGCCTACACCCCCGGCGTCGCGCGCGTCTGCCAGGCGATCGCCGACCACCCGGAGGACGCGCGACGCCTGACGATCAAGCGCAACACGATCGCCGTCGTCACGGACGGCACCGCGGTCCTCGGCATGGGCGACATCGGCCCGCTGGCGGCGCTGCCCGTCATGGAGGGCAAGGCCGTGCTCTTCAAGCGGTTCGCCGACATCGACGCGTTCCCCATCTGCCTGGACACCACCGACGTGGACCTCATCGTCGAGACGGTGGTCGCCATCGCCCCAGCGTTCGCCGGGATCAACCTGGAGGACATCTCGGCTCCCCGCTGCTTCGAGATCGAGCGCAGGCTCCGCGAGCGGCTCGACATCCCGGTCTTCCACGACGACCAGCACGGCACCGCGATCGTCGTCGTCGCCGCCCTGCGCAACGCGCTGCAGGTCGTGGGCAAGCACATCGGCGACGTGCGGGTCGTCATGTCCGGCGCCGGTGCCGCGGGCACCGCCGTGCTCAAGCTGCTGCTGGCGGCGGGGGTGCGTGACGTCGTCGTCGCCGACGTCGAGGGCGTCGTGCACCGCGACCGTCCGGGCCTGAGCCCGTCCCTGCGCTGGACCGCCGAGGCGACCAACCACCGCGGCGTCACCGGCACGCTGCGCGACGCCGTCGTCGGCGCCGACGTGTTCATCGGCCTCTCCGCGCCCGACGTCATCACCGGCGACGACGTGGCGCGCATGGCGCCCGACTCCGTCGTGTTCGCGCTGGCCAACCCCCGGCCCGAGGTCGACCCGGACGACGCCGCCCAGCACGCGGCGGTCGTCGGCACGGGGCGTTCGGACTTCGCCAACCAGATCAACAACGTCCTGGCGTTCCCGGGGGTCTTCCGCGGGCTGATCGACGCGCGCTCACGCACCGTGACGGAGTCGATGCTGCTGGCCGCGGCGCACGCGCTCGCGTCCGTCGTCCACCCGGACGAGCTCAACCCGACGTACATCGTGCCCAGCGTCTTCAACGCCGAGGCGACGACGGCCGTGGCTGCGGCGGTGCGTGCCGCGGCCGAGGCCGAGGCCGGTCACGCGACGGCGCACCCGGAGACCGGCGAGATCGCCGCGCTGCGCCGCCGCACGCCCTGA
- a CDS encoding nucleotidyltransferase family protein — protein MPEHLLGLVLAAGAGTRMGHPKALCTTRDGVPWLHRAHDALLGGGCATVRVVLGAAADEALPLVPPAAQVVVATDWRRGMGASLAAGLAGLTPASPTVAVVVTLVDLPELDARAVRRVTAGPVAPGDLRRATFGLGPGHPVLIGRDHWAPLRRLLHGDTGARDYLRAHPPAEIDCADLPGGHDHDSPG, from the coding sequence GTGCCTGAGCACCTGCTCGGGCTCGTCCTGGCCGCCGGCGCGGGCACCCGCATGGGTCACCCCAAGGCGCTGTGCACGACGCGCGACGGCGTGCCGTGGCTGCACCGCGCGCACGACGCCCTGCTCGGCGGCGGGTGCGCGACCGTGCGCGTGGTCCTCGGGGCGGCGGCGGACGAGGCACTCCCCCTCGTGCCTCCCGCCGCGCAGGTCGTCGTGGCCACGGACTGGCGGCGCGGCATGGGAGCGTCCCTGGCCGCAGGGCTGGCCGGCCTGACGCCCGCGTCCCCCACGGTCGCGGTCGTCGTGACGCTCGTCGACCTCCCCGAGCTCGACGCGCGCGCGGTGCGCCGGGTCACCGCGGGGCCCGTCGCACCGGGTGACCTGCGGCGCGCGACGTTCGGCCTCGGCCCCGGCCACCCCGTCCTCATCGGCCGCGACCACTGGGCGCCGCTGCGCCGCCTGCTGCACGGGGACACGGGCGCCCGCGACTACCTCCGGGCGCACCCCCCGGCCGAGATCGACTGCGCCGACCTGCCGGGCGGCCACGACCACGACTCCCCGGGCTGA